The following coding sequences lie in one Cannabis sativa cultivar Pink pepper isolate KNU-18-1 chromosome 5, ASM2916894v1, whole genome shotgun sequence genomic window:
- the LOC115717484 gene encoding rust resistance kinase Lr10, with the protein MYNCILFVFFYRCYLGAAVVTVVLILIYRAYNSNKQGKEYKLRIKRFLEDYKALKPSRYSYADIKKITSQFSEKLGEGAYGTVYKGKLSTDFFVAVKILNNSKGNGEEFINEVGTIGQIHHINVVRLVGYCADGARRALVYEFSPNGSLQQYISSPDSKHFLGWGKLKDITLGIAKGIEYLHQGCDQRILHFDIKPHNVLLDQNFIPKISDFGLAKLCSKDKSIVSMTTAKGTMGYIAPEVFSRNFGIVSYKSDIYSFGMMLLEMVGGKKITDVKEEVYYPEWIYNLLEEGEDLRIHVDKEEDAKIAKMLAIVGLWCIQWHPTDRPSMKVVIHMLEGEQNLTLPPNPFTSNDSTKTRVDMPRRRMNLELETITELE; encoded by the coding sequence atgtataactgCATTTTATTTGTCTTCTTCTATAGGTGCTACCTTGGTGCTGCAGTAGTGACAGTAGTGCTTATTCTAATTTATCGTGCTTACAACTCTAATAAACAAGGAAAAGAGTACAAACTGAGAATAAAGAGATTTTTGGAGGATTACAAAGCTCTAAAGCCAAGCAGATATTCATATGCtgatattaagaaaattacaagTCAATTCTCTGAAAAATTGGGAGAAGGAGCTTATGGAACAGTTTACAAAGGAAAGCTCTCTACTGATTTTTTCGTTGCAGTGAAAATTCTTAACAACTCAAAAGGCAATGGAGAAGAGTTTATAAATGAAGTTGGAACAATAGGTCAAATTCACCATATCAATGTGGTTCGGTTGGTTGGATATTGTGCGGATGGAGCTAGAAGAGCTCTTGTGTACGAGTTCTCACCCAATGGATCATTGCAACAGTACATATCTTCTCCAGATTCTAAACATTTTCTTGGATGGGGAAAGCTAAAAGACATTACTTTAGGCATTGCCAAAGGAATTGAATATCTTCACCAAGGGTGTGATCAACGAATACTTCATTTCGATATCAAACCTCATAATGTCTTGTTAGACCAAAACTTCATTCCAAAAATTTCTGATTTTGGTTTGGCCAAGCTGTGTTCCAAGGATAAAAGTATTGTGTCAATGACTACAGCAAAAGGGACCATGGGTTATATTGCACCTGAAGTTTTCTCTAGAAATTTTGGAATTGTTTCATACAAGTCAGATATTTATAGTTTTGGAATGATGTTACTCGAAATGGTTGGAGGAAAGAAGATAACTGATGTGAAAGAGGAAGTTTATTATCCGGAATGGATTTATAATCTCttagaagaaggagaagatttGCGAATTCATGTTGATAAAGAAGAAGATGCTAAGATTGCAAAAATGTTAGCAATTGTAGGACTATGGTGCATTCAATGGCATCCTACAGATCGTCCTTCTATGAAAGTTGTGATTCACATGCTGGAAGGAGAACAAAATTTGACTTTGCCACCAAATCCTTTTACCTCTAATGATTCAACAAAAACAAGAGTTGATATGCCAAGAAGGAGAATGAACTTGGAATTAGAAACTATAACTGAGTTGGAGTGA